The following nucleotide sequence is from Mycobacterium sp. Z3061.
CAGCGCGATGTTGGCTCCGACGGGGCGGTCGGTCAGTTCGTGCACCCGCTGCACATCGGCACGGCCCTGATCCGAGGTGGTCTCGATGATGCCGAGCGCCCCTGCGTTGGACACCGCCGCCGCCAGTTGCGCACCGGCAATGTAGGTCATCGGCGCCTGAATGATCGGGATGTCGATACCCGCCAGCGCACACAACCGGTTGGTCTGATCAATCGGCATGGGGCCCTCCACGTTTGGTGTCGCGCGGGTCGATCAGGTCGCGGAAACCCTCAGCGCGGATCACCGACGCCCCAAGGCCCCGGACCCGCTCGGTCAGCGCTCTGTCTGATGTCACGACCCGGATGTCACTGGGCCGAGGATCGGCTCGGACCAACCGGACGATCTCGTCATCCGCTGAGTTGGCCGCAGCCCTGGGCGCGTACGTCACCTCGATCGTCGACGAGCCGATCGGTGTCGACGGCGGGCGCTCGAACACCACCGTGACGGCTGCCTGCTGAGCGTGAGCCCACCGGTCCAGCCTTTCCGCCAGTACCACCATGGCGCGCTGGCGATCTTTCCACCAGCCGTCCGGACGACTCCCGATCACATTCATCCCGTCGACGATCCACCGCACACCTCACGGTACGACTCTCGATACGGCGAAGCTCAGAACCACCGACGCCGACGGGTGGTCCTGGTGTAGTTCTGGGCGCTCTCTTCCAGAGCCCCCAGCGCGTTGATGATTTCCAGTTGCGACAGGATCATCAGGCCGTTCAGTTGCTTGAGGCGTTCGGGATTGGCGGCAACCGACTCCTCGTCGTCGACGTAGATGAGCAGAAAATCCCGCAGCGCCTGACTGCCCTTCATCCGCTCGGGGACCTTCATCTGCCGCAGCACAGTGGCCATCTCGGGCTCGTCGGTCACAACAGCGCTCCTTCACGTCGAGTGTCACGCGTTAGCGTAGATCCCTCGACGGAAAGAAAGTCAGAGCAGCCGCTGCCCGGCCTGGTCGTCTTCGCCGTCGCGCTGACGCTCATCGTGGTCGTCCGCGGGTGCGGTAGACGACGCCAGACTCGCTTTCGAGACGCCGCCGGATGCGCCGGCGCCACTCATACCGCTGCCCAGCGGGGCCGCGCCGCTCATCGCTGAGGAGCCGGCGTTGGCGACCGCGGACGTCGTCGCCGGCGACGCCGCCTCAGCCGCCAATCCGGCGACCACGGGATTGCTCGCCGCCGCGCCGAGTTCGCTCTGCAACGCCGCGGCACCCAGGCCGCCACCGCCGACGCTGGCCGCGCTTGCCGACCCGAACCGCGACATGGTGGCGGTGCTGAACGCCAGCGCACCCGCCGCCGAATCGTCGGATTCGCCGTACATTCGCGCGATGTCGGTCAACGTGCTCCCGGCCCGCATGAGTTCTTCCTGAGCCGCGGCGTTTGAGGCGAGCATCGTGGCGGCCTCCTGCGCGAACGCCATGACCGCCTGCATCGAGACCTCTTCGCCTCCCGCAGGTATCAGTCCCGACAACACCGACATGGCCGCCGTCGAACCGGCGCTGACGCCCTGGCTGCCCATGTCGACGAGTTGCGAACCGATGTCGCCCGCGGCCGGATCGTGGGACATGGAATCCATTGCCATCTGCGTGCTGCTCCTGTGTTTGTGCGCGGCTACCCGGCGAACCCGCCCGTCCAGCCGCGCTGGACAACACCTCAATTCTAAGGTCCCCGAGGGGGCCCTCGAAGCACTTTCTGACGCGGCCGGACCAACGATGAGCACAATGCGCAAAAGCACGAAATCGTCGCTTACTCCGACTATCGCCCACAACGGCGACACGGCGGCCATCGCGCCCTAGGTTCGCTCTCAACAACGCCGTTCATCACGCGAAATGCGGTCGCAGATCCAGCACCGCAGATACGAGGAGAACACCAGATGCAACCCATGACATTCGACCCGGTGGTCGGCGACATCGGCGCACAAGTGGTGCAGATCGGCATCAGCAGCCTGCAGGCCGGAGAGCACGCGCAGCTGTCGATCACCGGCCTGGCACCTGCCGGCGCCGACGACGTATCAGTGCAGGCCGTGGCCGCTTTCCACCAAGAAGCAGCGTCGATGCTGGAGTTGCACAGAGCCGCTCAGGAAGAACTGGTGCGCACCGGCACGGCTTTCACACAGATCGCGCAGACCTACACCGACGTCGACCGGTCGGCGGCTGATTCCGTGGTTATCAGTGCGCTTCCGATGTCGAATCCGTGGGCTGGCGAATAAACCCGACATTTCCCAAAAACAAGGAGTCACAAATGCGCAGCCATTGCAATTCCGGCGAAACCGTCGACAACGTTATTGATCTCGCTGACCAAGCCATGTTCCTAGGCGAGCAGGCCACCGGAGCCACCGGCCTCCTGCAGTGCGCGTGGGTTTACCACCGCACGATCGACCTCGATGGACTGCGGACGTTCCACCAGCACCTGAGGCACGGACGCCTGCGGCGCAGCATCGAACGCTCGCCGTTGCCGTTCGGGCGCCATCGGTGGGTGACTCCCCGGCACTTCTCGGACATCGAGATCGTGGCGGCCGCCCGGCCACGTGCGGAGTTCGATGCCTGGCTCGTCGAGCAGGCTCACACTCCTCTGGACGCCGAACACGGGCCGCCGTGGCATCTCGCGGTGCTTCCGTTCGCCGAGGGCGGCGCCGGTGTGAGCCTGGTGCTCTCCCATTGCCTGGCCGACGGCTTGGGGTTGTGCGAAGCGCTGGCCGACGCCGCTTCCGGCCGCGACGACGCCATCCGCTGGCCCGCGGCCCGGTCACGCCGGCGCTCGCGGGTGCTGCGCGCCGACATTCGCCAAACGGCCCGCGACCTTCCTGCCTCCGGCCGAGCCGTCGGCGCCGTCGCACGGTTAGCGTGGCGGGAGCGCGGCACCGCCGGGCCGGCGTCAACGGGGCGGCCCGTCAAGGACGAACCGATCGCGATGCCGATGACGACGGTGTTCCTCGATGGCGACGAGTGGGATGCCCGCGCGCAGGCCATCGGCGGCACCACCAACACGCTGTTCGCCGCGGTGGCGGCCCGGCTCGCGCAGCGGGTGGGACGGGTGGCCGCGGACGGTTCACTAGTGCTGGCCATGCCAGTCAACGAGCGCATCCCCGGCGACACCCGGGCAAACGCGGTGACCAATGCCGACATCATCGTCCCGCGGGTGCCTCCGGCGAACGACCTGCGCGAGATGCGGTCGACGATCAAGGAAGCGCTGATCCGCCACAACGAAGTTCCCAACGAGCGATGGGCCCTGATGCCGTTGGTACCCTTCCTGCCGAAACGACTGGTCAAGAAGTTGGTCGGGGTCGCCGCCGGTACCCCGAGCACCGTCGTCACATCCAACGTCGGAGCCATGGACCCCGCGGTCACCCACGCCGACGGCACCCCGGCCGACTGCTTCGCCATGATGTCGTTGTTCCCCGGTGTGACGACATCGATGATGAACAGCACGGGCGGACGACTTGCGTTGGCTTCCGGACGAGTGCACGGTCGACTGTTCATCTCGGTGCTTGCCTACCAACCCGACCGGCTCAATTCGAATGACGTTCTGCGACGAGATGTTCTGAGAACACTGCAGGAGTTCGCCCTGACCGCCAGCTGCGACTGGCCACACCCCGGCCCAGTCGATGAGGCCGCCTAGCATGACGGTGCTGGGCCGGATACTGGTGCGCGCGCCGTGGCTGGTGATCGGCGCCTGGCTCGCTGGGCTCGCCGTGTTGCTCGTGGCGTTCCCACCCCTGACCCAGGTGGTGGAAAGCCGCACGGTACAGCCACTTCCACCGAAGGCGATGGCCGCGGCGGAGCAGATGGCCAGAGATTTCGGCGAATCCGCACAGAACACCCTGGTGGTAGTGCTCACCGACGAGCGCGGCCTACAACCCGCCGACGACGGTGCGTACCGCAAGCTGGCGGCCGTGTTGCGCGACGACACCGCCGACGTCACCGCCGTGCAGGACATGTACAGCGCTCCTGCCCTTCGCCAGGTCATGGTCAGCCCGGATCACAAGGCGTTCTTCCTGGCGGTGACCTTGCGTGCGCCGACCGGCTCACCGCAATCCTCACAGGCCTACCAACGGATTACGCGAATCGCCAGGGAAGCCGGCGCAGGTACTTCGCTGAGCGCCGATGTGACCGGACAGCCCGCCGTGCTCGGCGATCTGTCGATCGTCACCGAGCACGAC
It contains:
- a CDS encoding PE domain-containing protein, which encodes MDSMSHDPAAGDIGSQLVDMGSQGVSAGSTAAMSVLSGLIPAGGEEVSMQAVMAFAQEAATMLASNAAAQEELMRAGSTLTDIARMYGESDDSAAGALAFSTATMSRFGSASAASVGGGGLGAAALQSELGAAASNPVVAGLAAEAASPATTSAVANAGSSAMSGAAPLGSGMSGAGASGGVSKASLASSTAPADDHDERQRDGEDDQAGQRLL
- a CDS encoding PE family protein; the protein is MQPMTFDPVVGDIGAQVVQIGISSLQAGEHAQLSITGLAPAGADDVSVQAVAAFHQEAASMLELHRAAQEELVRTGTAFTQIAQTYTDVDRSAADSVVISALPMSNPWAGE
- a CDS encoding NYN domain-containing protein encodes the protein MRWIVDGMNVIGSRPDGWWKDRQRAMVVLAERLDRWAHAQQAAVTVVFERPPSTPIGSSTIEVTYAPRAAANSADDEIVRLVRADPRPSDIRVVTSDRALTERVRGLGASVIRAEGFRDLIDPRDTKRGGPHAD